The following is a genomic window from Opitutales bacterium.
GGAATAGCGGCATCAATTCGGTCAACATCCATGATTTCGCGGTTAAGAATAAAGAGACGGACCAAGGGCTTTTTTGTGAGCGCACTCGCTCCCGTGATGATGGCGAAAATTGCAGGAATACCCGCCTCTTTGACGGCAAGCCATTTGTTATCTAAGTGCAGTAATCCGATTCCCCCAGTGAGGAGCACAGACACAAAGCCGATGATGGAAAAGAGGTTTGCTTTTTTTCGGGTGACAAAGTCGTAGATACCGTAGCCGAGTGGGAACACTAAAGCGATGATAAGCACCGCTGTCGGAGACGCGTTAAACCAGTCGTCCCCTTTGTTCAGGAGGAGCACCGGCAGGACGAGGTTCATGCCCAGGTTGAGGAAGGCATTTTCTTGCTTTTGGGGCGTCGCTTTGGGCGCGGAATCGGTCATGGCGAGTAAGATTGTAAGTTTGGGATGGGAGTAAATGGGAAACAGCGTTATCTCATAAAGATGCGATGTCTTATCACAGCAGGCCCCACCCGCGAATATATTGATCCGGTCCGATTTCTCAGTAACCCGTCTTCGGGTAAGATGGGGTTTGCCCTCGCTGAGGCGGCGCTGGAGATCGGGTGGACTGTCGATCTAGTGAGTGGACCGTCCACCCTGGTGGAGCCTTCTGAAGTGATCCGATATCCGGTAGAAACAGGCGATGAGATGTTTGACGCTGTGGATGCTTTGTTTGACGCCTGCGATGTGTTCATTTCAACGGCTGCGGTGATGGATTTTCGTCCGGTGCAGCGCTTTGAGCAGAAGGTCAAAAAGAATGAGGCTTCGCTGACTATAGAGTTAGAACCCACGCGCGATATCTTAGCGACGATGTCGGCGCGCAAAAAAGATCAGCTTATGGTGGGTTTTGCGGCAGAGTCGCACGATGTAGAGAAATTTGCCTGTGAGAAACTTATCAAAAAAGACCTCGATTATGTGGTGGGCAATCAGATTACCGGGCCAGACACAGCCTTTGCAAATGACGATAACTCTGTGGTTTTGATAGATAGAGCGGGTACCATGCGTATCTTTGAGCGTACAGGAAAGCATGCTTTGGCGCGACGACTCATCACCATTTTTAGAGATGATGTTATCTCTGCGAAGTGAATTTCTCTCGGTGAATCAAAGCTGTTTTATAACTCATCGTTTTGTTATTTTCACTGTCAAAACCGCGCTAAAGCGTGGGGATTATTTATTTAGAGTAGACAACCTTTCGATAAATAACGTTTATTAAGTGAGTATTTTGTCATAGGCTGCCCTACCTACGGCAACGTGCAATACCCTACTACCCTAAATCTGACCCCAGACCCCTATGGCCTCCTACAAGATGTGGCTGATGGCGGCTGCATTGACTGCAGCCGGCTTGTTGCCGACTACCCTGTTACCGCAAGTTTCTACTCAAGGTTTTTTGAACCTTCCTCGAAGTGAGGTGCCTGGAACGCTCCTCAGTGACCCTTATTCTAACGACTCGATCTATCTCGGTCGCACTACGACCGTTCAGTATCTCAATGGCTGGGTGATTGTTGGGGGCGAAGGCCCGGGGTCTGCGACAATTGACGGAGTGAATCGAGATTTGCACCTACGCATTTACGACATCAGTGATCCCGCCCAACCAATCCGGCGCCTGCCATCAGACTTTGGTTTGCCTATAGGAGAGAATGAATGGTACGACGGCGACGTTTGGCATTCTGGTAACTATGGGTCCAATGCGCATGGCTCGTTCCATGTAGAGAACTTCTTGGGGCGCCCTTACATCTATGTAGAAGAATTTGGGGGTATTGTTCAGAAAACTAATATAAGTACAACTTTTGATCTTTCAGGAAAACGCGTCGACCGTTTGGGGATAAGTACTAATAGGTCAGGTATGTCAGGGCGTTTTAACGCAACTTTGAGTTGGTATGAAAAAGACGACGTAAGTTTTGCGCCGTTTGAGATCAAAAAGGAGGTGCTGCATGAAGATGGGCGGTATGAAAAAGTTATACTGGCGACGATTGATCACAAGGGAGAGTTTGGAGGGGGCAATTGGCACCCAATTTTTTTTGGAGACTTACTCATCTATGTGCGTAGTGGGTCCTCAGCAAGTGACGGTGTGGTCGTTTACCGTCTGCAATATAACGACTTCACAAACCTTGAGACGATGTCAGTTACGCCACAACTGGTTGCTACATTGGATGGGGGCTTCCAGGGTTACTGGCCTGATCTCTACAGTGATGGGTCGGGTCTATATGTCCTTGGTTCTGCCAATAGTGAGGTAAACGTGGCCGACATCACAGCTGCTGCTGATCCCAACGGTGATAGTAGTGTGACTCTAGCTGGTAGTCACGTTCATCCCGGCCTGAGTAGTGTAAACTATCCAGTATATCAGGATCACTTTACATTCATTGATAATGTTAAGTTCGACGTTACTAAAATCATCGCCGGGGATCCCAATCCGGAAGTTCTAATTTTAGATACACAAAGCGCAGGGTTTGATACTTCTCAAATGTCCTTGCCTTTGGGTAACTTGTGGATGACCGGCGGAAGTAATCGGGGGGGGGGAGCTACAAGGGTTCTCGGTTTGGGTACAGCAGCAGGAACCCGATGAGATTGCTCCCAATGTCTACTATCATATTCCTCAGGCCGGTCGCACAAACTACCCTGTTCACGCCCTTTTGAGCTTCATGGTCCAAGAGTCCAAGATTATGGGACCGCGTAATGGTATCGATTTTAAGGTCCGAAGGGTTTTGAATGGAGGTGATTTAGATACTGAGTTCGTGCCTGGATTCCTGACTCATGATATGAGTGGCATGCTGACTTTTAACCCCGATGTCCCTCTCGATTATGATGCTACCTATCAGGTAGATTTTCTATCTGATGCAGCGAATCAAATCGGATTTCGTGACGGCGCCGGAAACTACATCGAACCCTACAGTTTTCGCTTTTCGACTGGTTCTGGATTAGATGGTCAAGCGCCACCGATTATAGATTCGATTGTAGCTTCGGATTATCAACCCCTTCCGGGTCAGGTATTCGATGTGACTACAGATGCTGAAGGTATTGATCTGGAATATCGCTTCAACTTTGGGGATGGTTGGAGCGATTGGACGCAGTCCGCCATAGCGACCTATGCCTACGCTGAACCT
Proteins encoded in this region:
- a CDS encoding MFS transporter; amino-acid sequence: MTDSAPKATPQKQENAFLNLGMNLVLPVLLLNKGDDWFNASPTAVLIIALVFPLGYGIYDFVTRKKANLFSIIGFVSVLLTGGIGLLHLDNKWLAVKEAGIPAIFAIITGASALTKKPLVRLFILNREIMDVDRIDAAIPEGDRGEFDKVLARGTWYLAASFVVSSILNYILTTIIVVSEPGTDAYNSELGKLQAMSFAVIALPSILMLGYAMWYVFTNIKKITGLGFEDLMYQPAQPKKKNTPS
- a CDS encoding phosphopantothenoylcysteine decarboxylase produces the protein MRCLITAGPTREYIDPVRFLSNPSSGKMGFALAEAALEIGWTVDLVSGPSTLVEPSEVIRYPVETGDEMFDAVDALFDACDVFISTAAVMDFRPVQRFEQKVKKNEASLTIELEPTRDILATMSARKKDQLMVGFAAESHDVEKFACEKLIKKDLDYVVGNQITGPDTAFANDDNSVVLIDRAGTMRIFERTGKHALARRLITIFRDDVISAK